From Fusobacterium varium:
ATCTACAGTTATTTTTTTTAAAATTTTTCCTTCTAAGTTACAAAAGTAATAATTTCCATGGCTGATTTTTAATCCTTCTTCCACCATGAAATTAATTTGATTTTTCAACTTATCTTTATACCAAAGATCATCACTATCTAAAAAAGCTATATATTTTCCTTTAGAAATATTTATTCCATTATTTCTTGTAATAGCTGGACCACTATTTTTCTTATTTTTTAGGTATTTTATTCTTTTATCTTTTCTTAAATATTTATCTATAATTTTATAACTATCATCTTTTGAGTAATCATCTATCAATATCAATTCCCAATTTTCATATGTTTGATCTAAAACTGATAATATGGTTTCTTCTAAAAATTCTTCTGCATTATATACTGGGGTAATTATGCTTACTAAAGGTTCCATATCAATATGCTCCCTTTTTTCCAATAACATTTTTTATCGTTTTTATTGTTATTGTCACATCCAGCCATAATGACCAGTTTCTTATATAGTAAAGATCCAGTGCTATTCTCTCATCATAGTTCTCTACATCTGATCTTCCATTTGCCTGCCACATTCCTGTTATTCCTGGTTTTACCATAAATATCTTTCTGCTGTTTTCTTCACCATAGTACATATCTACTTCTTTTTGCACTACAGGTCTTGGACCTACAAATGACATTTCTCCTTTTATTACATTTATAAATTGTGGAAATTCATCTAATGATGTCTTTCTTAAAAATTTCCCTACCTCTGTTACTCTTGGATCATTTTTAAGTTTAAAGTTCTTATAATATTCTTCTCTAAGTTTTTCATCTTTAGATAACATCTCTTCCAGTCTTTTCTCAGCATCAACATACATAGTTCTAAACTTATACATCTTAAAAGACTTCAAATCTTTTCCTATTCTAGTATGATAAAAGATTGCTTTTCCTCCATCCTTCTTTATTTTAGGTGTATATATTAAATAGAGTATTCCTAAAACTATGCAGCCTACTATTCCAGCTACAATATCAAAACTTCTTTTTAGGAATCTATTTATCGTTTTATTCATTCCATTGTATGAAGATATCAGCATTATTCCATCATAATCCTCTATCTCAGAATTGAAAGTATATGTTCCATTTAATTCTGGAGTAAATTTTATTCTTTCCACTTTTCCATCAAGCTTATTTATTATTTCTGCCATTTGGTTATTATCTGCTAATGGAAGGGCTATTATCACTTCGCTCACATTATTTTCTATAATAATT
This genomic window contains:
- a CDS encoding putative glucosyltransferase: MEPLVSIITPVYNAEEFLEETILSVLDQTYENWELILIDDYSKDDSYKIIDKYLRKDKRIKYLKNKKNSGPAITRNNGINISKGKYIAFLDSDDLWYKDKLKNQINFMVEEGLKISHGNYYFCNLEGKILKKITVDKEIDYKKLLLGNQFKTMTVIIEKEILNKKLFPNIKHEDYAFFLNILNQGNISIRNEKYDSICRIGKVSVSSNKFKSALWTWKIYREHEKLNLVKSCYYFFNYALRGIRKYRNPKI
- a CDS encoding polyprenyl glycosylphosphotransferase, translating into MKRQSPKILMIGLQFLFYLLINSFFKVPAYIAYNTFFIYLLLNITKKMHSFKTVLIWEEVKKQLYVHIEYLAVMIINDIAFCGVEYISVHLIIGVTFTFFNLLIISFIRKIFRRTLEKRLIIIGIGHTARELTRVIKENDFTMYNLLGYISANTLKGINQDILIDERKILGDCSDIERIIIENNVSEVIIALPLADNNQMAEIINKLDGKVERIKFTPELNGTYTFNSEIEDYDGIMLISSYNGMNKTINRFLKRSFDIVAGIVGCIVLGILYLIYTPKIKKDGGKAIFYHTRIGKDLKSFKMYKFRTMYVDAEKRLEEMLSKDEKLREEYYKNFKLKNDPRVTEVGKFLRKTSLDEFPQFINVIKGEMSFVGPRPVVQKEVDMYYGEENSRKIFMVKPGITGMWQANGRSDVENYDERIALDLYYIRNWSLWLDVTITIKTIKNVIGKKGAY